The Actinomadura graeca nucleotide sequence TCCTCGGCTGGAGGACCGACGTGGGTGGCGCTGGCGGACCAGAAGATGTGGTGCCGGGAGTCGGAGATCCCTGGTGTGGGATGCACGACCGTCAAGGGATGCAGGGGGCCGGGACGCCAGCCGGTCTCTTCCTCGACCTCACGCGCAGCGGCGGCCGCGGGAGTCTCCTCGTTGCGGATCCCGCCGATCGGTATCTCCCAGCTCCAGGCGTCGGTGATGAAGCGGTGCCGCCACTCCAGGAGCACTCGCCGCTGAGCGTCCAGCACAACGGCGCCTGCGCCGCCGGTGCGGGACCGGATGACCCGGTGCTCCAGATGCCGTCCACCGGTGATCTCTACGTCGGCGAGGCGTATGTCGAGCCACGGATCGGTGTAGAGCGGCTTTTCGGAGTGGACCTTCCAGCGCACAGGCGAGCTCCCTCATTTCGATGGCGCGGCTCGCTCGTACGCTACTGCTCGCTTTGTGTCTGAAGCTGGGCGCGTCCCCGAAAGGCGCGTACGTCACTAGTGTCATAGGGGGCGAGCGCGCGAGCGAGGCCGGTCACGCGGTCATGGATACGGCCAGACTCCATACCCTCGGTGAGGTCCAGCATTCGATGCCCGGTCGCGGCGGCCCCCTCGGCGTTGCCGCGCTCCCCCTGGACGTGCGCGAGGGTCGCGAGCCGGTGCGCCTGCCCCCGCAGATGCGTCCCTTCCGAGGCTCGAACCGACTCTTCCGCGTAGGTCTGCGCGGCAGCCAGGTCCCCAAGGCGACGCAGGACATCGGCGTGCTGGGTCTCCACCAGGCCGGGCTGGACGTAGCCGGTCTCCGGCGGCTCGTCCTCCGGCCTGATCTGGATCTGCTCTGCCTTCGTCATGTGCTGGTGACTACTGGAGGTATCGCCAATCCGCGCATATGCCCTGGCCTGCAACGTGTGCAGGTCCACGGCCAGGGCGGGGGACAAATGACCATGAGCGCCGCGCAGCGCCGTCTGGGCGTACTGGAGGACGCGTCGATACTCACCCTGGTACATCGCCTGGTTCGCCAGCAGGGCCAGGCAGTAACCTCCGAACCCACGGCGTCCTGAAGCTTTGGCCATCCGCAGCGCGAACAGCAAATACCGCTGCGCAAGGGCCTGGCGGTCGGCGTCGTAGGCGGAGATGCCGGCGAGTGCGACGAGTCCGCCGGTTGCGCGTAGCAGCTCGCGGCCGGTGCTGTCGCTGTAGCCACCACGGATTAGTGGTCCGACCTGGTCGTGCAGGTAGGCGACGATCCGAGGCCGTACCGGGATGCCGCCGACCCGGCGGTACATCTGTTCGTAGCGGTCGCGGGCGGCACGCACCCGTGCCACATCGCTTCGGCCGACAGCGCGCGGCCCGTGATGTGACACATCGGTGTCATCGGGTGGGTTCTCCCATGCAAAGACAGGGGCCGTCGAGGCGGGGCCGACGAGAGGCCGAGTCCGCTCGACCGCGTCGCTGCGAAGGTGGTCCCCGCGCCACAGCGCGGTGGCCTGGTCGATCGCCGCCCGGAGTGGCGTATCCGAGAGGTCTCGGTAACCGCCACGGTCCATGCCGATGTCGGCGAAGGTGAGCGTCCGGCCGACCGCCGAGCCCAACACTTGGCAGATAAGGCGAGGCGCCTCGCCACGCGGGATGGCGTTGTCTCGCACCCAGCGTCGCACAGAGGCATGGTCGTAGCGGGTGGAGCGGCCCTGGTTTAAGCGACTGGCCAGACCGGCGTAGGACATGCCGGCCTCGTCGATCAGGGCGTCTAGAAGCAAGTTGGCCTCTGCCACGACATACCTTCCCTCGTCACCGGCAGTGTAGGAGCGACCTCTGTGCGTGTTGAAGCGCTCGCCGAATTTTGTTTCACACCCCGTGTGAAACGCGTGTCAGGGAGCACCTCGGTTCACACCTGCCCGCTGGCACTAGAAGCGGCTTTCCTGGATCCACCCCCGATTTGGAGGGAGGACATGGCTGCTTCTCGACGAGACATCCGACGCACGGGGTGGTCGCTCTGGGCGGAAGGCCGGCCAGCGGAAGGCCGGCCAGGAGAAGCTCAGACACTCTAGGCGACACGCCTCAGGTTCCTGACCAAGTCAGAGATGCGCGGGCCTGGTTCACACACCTCGCGCGGCTACCGAGGCGGGGGCTACGCGCTCAGCTTGATGAGCAGGAGATCCTCGCCGCTCGGATCCTCGAACCAGCGAGACAGCAGTCGTGCGGGTCACGTGACCCGCAAACGCAGCAATCAATAGGGCGGCTCCGGACGCGGTGATCTCACCCACCGGCCGGGGCCTGACCGAAAGGCACTTCGGCTATGGGCAAGGTACAGCAGCCGCCGGGAGCGGACGCCGTACGGGAGTGGAAGGCGGCGTTGCGGGAGGAGTTCCCGGGCTGGTCGATCATCCACACCACCGACACCGGCCGGTGGTGGGCGACGCGGCCGACCGGGCGTACCGAGGGACGCGGCCCCTTCGGGGGGCGGCCGGCGAGCGAGTTGGACGCCGACACCGCCGAGGGGCTGCGCGAGAACCTGCGCGAGGTCACCGACGCCGAGGCCGACGGGAGGCCCGCGTGGTGAGCGGGCACGAGGCGGTCATCCGCGCGATGGGCGGGGAGTTCCCCGGCTGGCAGATCGAGGGCAGTGACGACGCGCTCGGCATCGACTGGCAGGCCGGCCGTCCGCCGGCGCCGGACCACGGCGGGATCGTCGCGACTTACGCCGACAGCCTCCTGGTGCTTCGGAAACTGCTGGAGGCGGCGCAGGACCGCGACCACCGGCTGGCGGTGCGGACGCTGGCCGCCAGGCTGGGCGAGCGCGGCGTCACCGTCCGCACCTACCAGGCCAACTTGATCGTCACCGGGCCGGACGAGCGGGAGCTGATCGTCATCTGCGGGCGCGCGGTGTTCAGGTGGGCGATGGGCGAGGAGATCGGGCCCGTCACCGGCATGGACCGCGCGGTGCAGGACGTCGCCGACGCCGCGAAGGCGGGCTCGTCGTGAGCGCGCCGATCCCGCCGGACGCCCCGTTCACCCCGCTCGCCCTGACGTCCGGCCATCAGGCGCCGACGCGGTTCCCGGGCCGGGTGCGGCACTGGCGCGGCGAGGCCACCGGCCGCTACTGGGCGCTGGTGCCCTGGCCCTGGAACGACGTGGGCTACCGGCTGGTCGAGGGCGTGACCCTGGACGACCTGGCCGAACAGGTCGAGCAGCTGCTGGAAAGCATCGCCGCGCGGGGCGGCGGCGTGCCAGGAGCCGGGGGCGGCGCCGCAGCAGCCGCGCCGCCCCTTCCCACCGGGCACGGGGCCCGGGCCGTCGCGGCCTGCTCACCCGGGCCGTCGCGCGGCGCCCGGCCGGGCCACCACCCCCAGGCCCCGGTCCCGGCGCCGCGCGGCGCGGCCCCCGTCACCGCAGGGGGCACTGGTGCGCGTCTATGAGGCCGGACCCCTGGAAGACCCGGTAGCGGGAGCCTGGACGTGGTGGTGGCTGCTGGGCACCCCCCGACACGTCTACCCGATGGTCGTATGGCCGACGCCGCAGAGCGGGGCCGCAGCCAGCCGTACGACGGCGTCGCGGCGGGAGGACCCCTCCTCCCGCCGCCGCGCGACCCTCCCGCAGGAGCAGGCCCGGTGAGCGGCGGCTACGAGGTCATCGGCGACACCACGATGATCATCGTCGTGGACGCCCGTACCGGGGATGTAGTGGGCGCCGCCTACTCCGAGGAGGACGACCCGCGGTGGTGGCGCGGCATCCTGCACGGCCGGGTCCGCCGCCTGTTCGTCCCGGCGCACCTGCCCAATCTGCACCTGGACGTCGTCCGGCGACTCCAGCGCTAGACCCCATGGCCTCGGGGCGGCCGGGTGAGCATCCGCCCGGGGCCATGGCCTGATGTCAGGGATCCTCGTGCCCGAGTCGGACGAGACGTCCTACGGGCGCGAATAGTGCCGGGGGCGGCGCGGCCGCGATACCAACCGCTGCGGTTGGCCGCGCCGCCTCCTGAGGCCGGCGATCCACCATTGAGGTGCGCCCGCACACCAAACATCATGAACTTGGCGATCTTCGCCCACCTTGTCGGTGACGACCTCCTCAGTCGACTTGGATTGCCAAGAGCAAGGTCGAGCGCTGGTGGCCCGCCCTGGTTCACGGCGCCGTGTACGCCACCCCGTTCGCTCCGCTGTCCCCGGAACCGGTGGCGCTGGCACTGATCGGCGGGACGGCGTTCGCCGATCCCGATCACGCGCTGACCTACCTGGAGTCGCGAGCGGCGGGGCGTCCGGACGCCACCTCATCGGCCGTAGCGCTCCGCCGCTGAGGGCGGACGCCACCCAGAGGAGATTGGCGCGAAGATCGCCTCTATGGCGTTGCGATCCTCGTCCGCCGGTGAGGGCGGACGCCATCTTCGGCCACGTGGTGGGGGTGGTGGAGGACACAGAGTTGCGATCCTCGTCCGCCTGTGAGGGCGGACGCCACCGGACTTGACCTGCAACAACTACTGAGCGTGTTCCACGAACCATCGTCCTGAAGTTCACAGGACCGGCAAAGTACCCCAAAAGAAGTTCGGAACCGCCCAGGAATCCTATGTCCATTGAAGGTTCCGAAGCATCGAGATACCGACGGCGACGGACTTCCAGTGTCCCTTGGCG carries:
- a CDS encoding NUDIX domain-containing protein, with product MRWKVHSEKPLYTDPWLDIRLADVEITGGRHLEHRVIRSRTGGAGAVVLDAQRRVLLEWRHRFITDAWSWEIPIGGIRNEETPAAAAAREVEEETGWRPGPLHPLTVVHPTPGISDSRHHIFWSASATHVGPPAEDWEAERIEWIPLKEISGLVEAGEIVSGTSMAALLFAATRL
- a CDS encoding transcriptional regulator — protein: MAEANLLLDALIDEAGMSYAGLASRLNQGRSTRYDHASVRRWVRDNAIPRGEAPRLICQVLGSAVGRTLTFADIGMDRGGYRDLSDTPLRAAIDQATALWRGDHLRSDAVERTRPLVGPASTAPVFAWENPPDDTDVSHHGPRAVGRSDVARVRAARDRYEQMYRRVGGIPVRPRIVAYLHDQVGPLIRGGYSDSTGRELLRATGGLVALAGISAYDADRQALAQRYLLFALRMAKASGRRGFGGYCLALLANQAMYQGEYRRVLQYAQTALRGAHGHLSPALAVDLHTLQARAYARIGDTSSSHQHMTKAEQIQIRPEDEPPETGYVQPGLVETQHADVLRRLGDLAAAQTYAEESVRASEGTHLRGQAHRLATLAHVQGERGNAEGAAATGHRMLDLTEGMESGRIHDRVTGLARALAPYDTSDVRAFRGRAQLQTQSEQ